In the genome of Tannockella kyphosi, one region contains:
- a CDS encoding TIGR03943 family putative permease subunit — translation MWNKKKTYIVNGFLESGKTEFIKYTLSQPYFKKRSKILVILCEDGETTIEKEFLKENRVILEVIDNQEDFTVEKLKELDKKHNFKRIMIEYNGMWDHKNIELPESWVLEQQISILDTSTFQMYFNNMKSIIGDMVRNSELVIFNRANQSNELSVIKRNIKILNPTTDIVFEANGAEIPVMLEEELPYDIDAPNLTITEETYGAWFLDTLDNTKRYIGKEVKFIAKVLKKEDLPNDYFVPIRVMMTCCEDDLSSFGFVCQYENAKTLNENTWVELTAIMDEGVWPNCGELGPILHAITVQEVETPENEIIIFN, via the coding sequence ATGTGGAATAAAAAAAAGACATATATTGTTAATGGATTTTTAGAGAGTGGAAAAACAGAGTTTATTAAATATACGCTAAGTCAACCTTATTTTAAAAAGAGATCAAAAATATTAGTTATTCTTTGTGAAGATGGGGAAACAACAATAGAAAAAGAGTTCTTAAAAGAAAATAGAGTTATTTTAGAAGTAATAGATAATCAAGAAGATTTTACGGTAGAGAAGTTAAAAGAATTAGATAAGAAACATAATTTTAAAAGAATTATGATTGAATATAATGGAATGTGGGATCATAAGAATATTGAGTTACCTGAATCATGGGTTCTAGAACAACAAATAAGCATATTAGATACTTCTACTTTTCAAATGTACTTTAATAATATGAAGTCGATAATAGGAGATATGGTTCGTAATTCAGAACTAGTAATATTTAATCGAGCTAATCAATCAAATGAACTTTCTGTTATCAAAAGAAATATAAAAATATTGAATCCTACAACAGATATTGTATTTGAAGCAAATGGGGCTGAAATACCAGTTATGTTAGAAGAAGAATTACCATATGATATTGATGCACCTAATCTAACAATAACAGAAGAAACATATGGAGCATGGTTTTTAGATACATTAGATAATACGAAAAGATATATAGGAAAAGAAGTGAAGTTTATTGCTAAGGTATTAAAAAAAGAAGATTTACCTAATGATTATTTTGTTCCAATCCGTGTTATGATGACATGTTGCGAAGATGATCTATCATCATTTGGATTTGTTTGTCAATATGAGAATGCAAAAACATTAAATGAAAATACATGGGTAGAATTAACCGCAATTATGGATGAAGGTGTATGGCCTAACTGTGGAGAATTAGGACCTATTTTACATGCTATTACAGTACAAGAAGTAGAAACACCAGAAAATGAAATTATTATTTTTAATTAG
- the nrdG gene encoding anaerobic ribonucleoside-triphosphate reductase activating protein, with the protein MNYHNITHADMLNGEGLRVVLWLAGCTHRCQGCQNPQTWDIHGGIAFDDAAKQELFDYLSQDYISGITLSGGDPLHPQLLNEVHDLIKEIKEKFPTKTIWLYTGFVFEDIRDIELIQYLDVIVDGKFELALLDPKLHWKGSSNQRVIDVQSSMNSNIIILHD; encoded by the coding sequence ATGAATTATCATAATATAACACATGCCGATATGTTAAATGGTGAAGGATTAAGAGTAGTGCTATGGTTAGCTGGTTGTACACATCGTTGCCAAGGTTGTCAAAATCCTCAAACATGGGATATTCATGGTGGTATTGCCTTTGATGATGCTGCCAAACAAGAATTATTTGATTATTTAAGCCAAGATTATATTTCTGGTATTACATTAAGTGGCGGAGATCCACTTCACCCACAATTATTGAATGAAGTTCATGATTTAATAAAAGAAATAAAAGAAAAGTTTCCTACTAAAACAATTTGGTTATATACTGGTTTTGTTTTTGAAGATATTCGTGATATTGAATTGATTCAATACCTTGATGTTATTGTTGATGGGAAATTTGAATTAGCATTATTAGATCCTAAATTACATTGGAAGGGATCTAGTAATCAAAGAGTTATTGATGTTCAATCATCAATGAATTCAAATATTATTATTTTACATGATTAA
- the nrdD gene encoding anaerobic ribonucleoside-triphosphate reductase, whose protein sequence is MYVIKKDNTIEEFNIEKVVVAINKSATRCLYNFKDGEVDQICAFVIENANQYPDGITIAQMHNMVEGALDKVNPRVAKSYRDYRNYKQDFVHMLDDVYKKSQSIMYIGDKENSNTDSALVSTKRSLIFNELNKSLYQKFFLTTEELQAARDGYIYIHDMSARRDTMNCCLFDVANVLKGGFEMGNLWYNEPKTLDVAFDVIGDIVLSAASQQYGGFTVPSVDLLLEPYAQKSYDMYISKYTSLGLDPQKAHDVAIADLENDFHQGYQGWEYKFNTVASSRGDYPFITVTIATGTSEWCQMATIEMLKTRRIGQGKKGNKKPVLFPKIVFLYDEELHGAGKPLESLFDAGVECSSKCMYPDWLSLTGDGYVASMYKKYGKVISPMGCRAFLSPWYEKGGMYPADDNDSPVFVGRFNIGAISLHLPMIYAKAQKESVPFYEVLDYYLQLIRKLHIRTYDYIGEMKASINPLAYCEGGFYGGTLGIHDKIKPLLKSATASFGITALNELEQLHHKKSLVEDGSFSLEVLGYINKKINEFKEEDGNLYAIYGTPAESLCGLQITQFRNKYGVIENVSDRSYVSNSFHCHVSEDILTVDKQDLENRFWDLCNGGKIQYVKYSIDYNKEAFRTLLKRAMKKGLYEGVNLALSYCDDCGHEELNMDVCPVCGSANLTKIDRMNGYLSYSRVKGDTRLNNAKMDEIKDRKSM, encoded by the coding sequence ATGTATGTAATTAAAAAAGATAATACAATTGAAGAATTTAATATTGAAAAAGTAGTTGTCGCTATAAACAAGTCCGCTACAAGATGTCTATATAATTTTAAAGACGGAGAAGTGGATCAAATTTGTGCTTTTGTTATTGAAAATGCTAATCAGTATCCTGATGGAATTACAATTGCTCAAATGCATAATATGGTGGAAGGTGCTTTGGATAAAGTGAATCCTAGAGTAGCAAAAAGCTACCGTGATTACCGTAACTATAAACAAGATTTTGTTCATATGTTAGATGATGTTTATAAAAAATCACAAAGCATTATGTATATTGGTGATAAAGAAAATAGTAATACCGATAGTGCCTTAGTTTCTACAAAAAGAAGCTTGATTTTTAATGAACTAAATAAGTCTTTGTATCAAAAGTTTTTCTTAACTACAGAAGAACTACAAGCAGCTAGAGATGGATATATTTATATCCATGATATGTCTGCTAGACGTGATACAATGAACTGTTGTTTATTTGATGTTGCTAATGTATTAAAAGGTGGTTTTGAAATGGGTAATCTTTGGTACAATGAACCAAAGACATTAGATGTTGCATTTGATGTTATTGGAGATATTGTATTGTCGGCTGCAAGCCAACAATATGGTGGATTTACTGTACCTAGTGTTGATTTGTTATTAGAACCTTATGCTCAAAAATCATATGATATGTATATTTCTAAATATACTAGTTTAGGGTTAGATCCTCAAAAAGCACATGATGTTGCAATTGCTGATTTAGAAAATGATTTCCATCAAGGATATCAAGGATGGGAATATAAGTTTAATACGGTAGCTTCTAGTCGTGGTGACTATCCATTTATTACTGTTACAATAGCTACTGGTACTAGTGAATGGTGTCAAATGGCTACGATAGAAATGTTAAAAACTAGAAGAATCGGTCAAGGGAAAAAAGGAAATAAAAAACCTGTATTGTTCCCTAAAATTGTATTCTTATATGATGAAGAATTACATGGAGCTGGTAAGCCATTGGAATCATTATTTGATGCTGGGGTAGAATGTTCTAGTAAATGTATGTATCCTGATTGGTTAAGTTTAACTGGTGATGGATATGTTGCAAGTATGTATAAAAAATATGGGAAAGTTATTTCTCCAATGGGATGTCGAGCTTTTTTATCTCCTTGGTATGAAAAAGGTGGAATGTATCCAGCTGATGATAATGATTCTCCTGTGTTTGTAGGTAGATTTAATATTGGTGCTATTTCTTTACATTTACCGATGATTTATGCAAAAGCACAAAAGGAAAGTGTTCCTTTCTATGAAGTATTAGATTATTATTTACAATTAATCCGTAAGTTACATATTCGTACTTATGATTATATTGGAGAAATGAAGGCATCTATTAATCCACTAGCCTATTGTGAAGGTGGATTCTATGGTGGTACTTTGGGTATTCATGATAAGATTAAGCCTTTATTAAAGAGTGCTACTGCATCTTTTGGGATTACTGCTTTAAATGAGTTGGAACAATTGCATCATAAAAAATCTTTAGTAGAGGATGGTTCTTTCTCTTTAGAAGTATTAGGATATATTAATAAAAAGATTAATGAGTTTAAAGAAGAAGATGGTAATTTGTATGCTATTTATGGAACTCCAGCAGAGAGTTTATGTGGTTTACAAATAACTCAATTTAGAAATAAATATGGTGTTATTGAAAATGTAAGTGATCGTTCTTATGTTTCTAATAGTTTCCATTGTCATGTTAGTGAAGATATCTTAACAGTAGATAAACAAGATTTAGAAAATCGTTTCTGGGATTTATGTAATGGTGGTAAAATCCAATATGTAAAATATTCTATTGATTATAATAAAGAAGCTTTCCGTACTTTATTAAAAAGAGCGATGAAAAAAGGTTTATATGAAGGTGTTAATTTAGCTTTATCTTATTGTGATGATTGTGGTCATGAAGAGTTAAATATGGATGTTTGTCCTGTTTGTGGTAGTGCAAATTTAACTAAGATTGATCGTATGAATGGATATTTATCTTATTCTAGAGTAAAGGGTGATACTCGTTTAAATAATGCTAAAATGGATGAAATTAAAGATAGGAAGTCAATGTAA
- a CDS encoding dUTP diphosphatase, producing the protein MQKIAKFYKVSLEQFTNDFMDSFNQYSLEETKSIYETIQLPKRATIGSAGYDFYTPIAFTLKPNETIKIPTGIRCSINNGWVLSVYPRSGLGFKFRLQLNNTVGIIDSDYFNSSNEGHIFIKITNDSNENKTVDLQAGEGFAQGIFMAFGIVEDDDTNEIRDGGFGSTTKK; encoded by the coding sequence ATGCAAAAAATAGCAAAGTTTTACAAAGTATCATTAGAACAGTTTACAAATGATTTCATGGATTCATTTAATCAATATTCATTAGAAGAAACAAAATCTATTTATGAAACTATTCAATTACCTAAAAGAGCAACTATTGGTTCAGCAGGATATGATTTTTATACTCCTATTGCCTTTACTTTAAAACCAAATGAAACAATTAAAATACCAACAGGTATTCGTTGTTCTATTAATAATGGTTGGGTATTATCTGTTTATCCAAGAAGTGGATTAGGATTTAAATTCCGTTTACAGTTAAATAATACAGTAGGTATTATTGATAGTGATTATTTCAATAGTAGTAATGAAGGTCATATTTTTATTAAAATAACAAATGATTCTAATGAAAATAAAACAGTAGACTTACAAGCAGGAGAAGGATTTGCTCAAGGAATCTTTATGGCATTTGGTATCGTAGAAGACGATGATACTAATGAAATAAGAGATGGTGGTTTTGGTAGTACTACTAAAAAATAA